Within the Echinicola sp. 20G genome, the region TCTAAAAGCCCTAGTATTTCCTCTACAAAAACGATGAAAGTAGCATTTAATTTTTCAAAAACATCTTTGCCTAAAACTGATGCCTTCAGCTGACCTGTGTAAAGGCTATTTATTTTCTTCAATAAATTAAACAAGTGTCCAATGGCTTGAGCAGAATTAAAATCATCATTCATCGCCCTGTAGGCACTTTCAATACTTTTTTCAATCTGCTGAATTTGCTTTTCATCCCTAGCTACACCTTTCTCTTCGGTGTACTCCAAACTTTTAGCAATTCTCAACCCATTGATGATTTTCTTGTATCCTTTTTGCGCCGCTTTCAGAGCTTCGTTGGAGAAATCCAACGTAGATCTGTAGTGCGCCGTCAAAATAAAATACCTGATGGTCATTGGAGAATAGGCTTGATCAAGAAGATCATGCTTTCCAGTAAACAACTCCTGAAGGGTAATAAAATTACCAAGTGATTTGCCCATCTTTTGACCATTGATGGTGATCATATTATTATGCATCCAGTATTTTGCCGGATCATGCCCATGTCCCGCATTACCTTGGGCGATTTCACACTCATGATGAGGGAACATCAAGTCCATACCACCTCCATGAATGTCAAACTGATTGCCAAGATACTTGGAACTCATGGCGGTACACTCCAAATGCCAACCAGGAAAGCCCAATCCCCATGGTGACTCCCACTTCATCAAATGCTCTGGAGAAGCATTTTTCCATAAAGCAAAATCGATCGGATTTCTTTTTTCATCCTGGCCATCCAACTCTCTGCTCCCACTCATCAATTCATCCACTACCCTTCCGGAAAGCTTGCCATAAGGCTTTTCGCTGTTATACTTGAGCACATCAAAATACACACTGCCATTGACTTCATAGGCAAAACCAGCATCCAAAATATCTTTTACCAATTGGATCTGCTCCGGAATGTGCCCTGTAGCCCTTGGTTCAATATTGGGTTTATTGGTATTTAGGGATTCCATATCCCTATGGTAAGTATCAGTATAGTATTGGGCCACTTCCATGGGCTCCAACTGCTCCAATTTTGCTTTTTTGGCAATCTTGTCCTCTCCATCATCTGCATCTCCCTGTAAGTGCCCCACGTCAGTAATATTCCTTACATACCTTACTTTGTATCCAAGATGACTCAAATACCGATACACGGTATCAAAAGTGACTGCAGGTCGGGAATGTCCTAAATGTGCATCTCCATAAACGGTAGGTCCACAAACATACATCCCAACAAATGGTGGCTTAAGTGGCTCAAAAAGTTCTTTTTCACGCGAAAGCGTATTGTAAATCTTTAATTCTTTGGAAATCATAAACAAATTTA harbors:
- the cysS gene encoding cysteine--tRNA ligase, producing the protein MISKELKIYNTLSREKELFEPLKPPFVGMYVCGPTVYGDAHLGHSRPAVTFDTVYRYLSHLGYKVRYVRNITDVGHLQGDADDGEDKIAKKAKLEQLEPMEVAQYYTDTYHRDMESLNTNKPNIEPRATGHIPEQIQLVKDILDAGFAYEVNGSVYFDVLKYNSEKPYGKLSGRVVDELMSGSRELDGQDEKRNPIDFALWKNASPEHLMKWESPWGLGFPGWHLECTAMSSKYLGNQFDIHGGGMDLMFPHHECEIAQGNAGHGHDPAKYWMHNNMITINGQKMGKSLGNFITLQELFTGKHDLLDQAYSPMTIRYFILTAHYRSTLDFSNEALKAAQKGYKKIINGLRIAKSLEYTEEKGVARDEKQIQQIEKSIESAYRAMNDDFNSAQAIGHLFNLLKKINSLYTGQLKASVLGKDVFEKLNATFIVFVEEILGLLEEKSDKQQELLEILLRVYQEAKLAKNYDKVDEIRSALKSIGVVVKDMKDKVDWAYEE